The Bacteroidota bacterium genome includes the window CTTAGTTAAATTATGGATTCTGAGGAAAATAAGTGTAATGAAAAAATAATAAAACTAAATGATAGGATGGAGGAATCTCATTAAACTATCTGTTTTTTGCAGGGATTTCTAAATCACATAAAACAGATTCAAAAAAAGAACTCTAAATCACCTCTTTTGTTTTTCCATGATAGGCATTTTACATTTTTTATTGTTTTTGTTAGCCTTTATTTATTCTTGCGAAGCTGCATTTTTAGAGGGTTTTTATTTTTTTTTTAAAGATGCAAAGTTGAATACAGAAATGGTATTTTAGAATTCATTTCAACCTTTATGCATAAAGGGCTAGATTATTAAAGACAAGAGTTTTTTCTTTTGAAGAACTTGCTTTTCGATTAAAAAATAGAGCCTTTGAAAGCAGGGTAAGTGTAATTAAATAGTTTTGGTTGCGGTTAATAGTCATTAAAACAAACATCTTAAGAATTAGAAGATAGTTGTAATTTAAATTTTACCCCCTTGCGAGTCTAGCTTATGGTTAGTAAAATGAATGCATTGCTTAACAGATAAATTATTAATTTTATCATTAACTATCTAACATGGGAACAGGAGCTAATTTACTTTTAGGAATTATTGGAAGTCTCATTGCGACAGTGATAACTTGGCTAGTAGTCTGGAATTACAAACAACGAGTTCAAAGAAGGAAATTGGAATTTTTGCAAATGGAACAGATGAATCTCGGGAAAACTTTTTTAGAACAAGGACTAACTAAATTTCATTTTTCAAGAGACGATTATGGTAGAACACTTGCTTCATTTATTGATACTGCAATACAAAGTATTACAATTGTTTCCATATCCCTTAAAATTACTGATGATGAAGGGCAACTATCTGATTTGTTCAAAAGAAAACTTTCATCAAATTCCAGCTTTACTATTGTCATTTCACTGATAAATCCAAACAACCAAGAGCTTGTTAAAGTAGTTGCGGATACATTGAATATAAGTAAGGAAAAGCTTCATCGCGAAATCACCGAAATGCTTATTGACTTATTAAATTGTTACGAAAGTCTTAATTCCTCAGAAAAATCGCGCTTTAAAATTACTGTTCATGATAGTTTTCCAATGGGTAGTGTTATTATGCTTGATGTCACTCCTACAAGTGGTATAATTCAAATAGAGACTAAATTATATAAAGCCGCAAGAACGAATAGCTTTGGGTTTCAACTATCGAAAGAAAGTAGATTCTTTAAACATAATTTTGTAGCTTGGAATAGAGTCATTCAAGACTCAAAGGCAATAACAAAAAACCAATTAGTAAAAAAGAAAAATTCAAATGACAGAGCAACATAATTTTAAATAAAATGGCAAAAAAAAGCGCAGGTATTCTTTTATACCGTTTAACAAATCAAATACTAGAAGTTTTGATTGTCCACCCAGGTGGACCATTTTGGGCGAAAAAAGATATAGGAGCTTGGTCAGTCCCTAAAGGTGAATTTGAAGAGGAAGAGAACCCCCTGGATGCAGCTAAAAGAGAATTTGAAGAAGAGATGGGAGAGCAAATTTCTGGTGATTTTATTGAAATGACCCCTATTAAGCAGAACAGCGGAAAAACAGTTTATGCTTTTGCAATAGAGCGCGATTTTGATGTGAATAAAATTAAGAGCAACACATTTAAAATAGAATGGCCACCCAAGTCTGGAAAACAACAGGAATTTCCAGAAATAGACAAGGGGGAATGGTTTGACTATTCTACAAGTAAGCAAAAAATAAATGAATATCAAGCCGCAATTATTGAAGAGCTAGCTATAAAATTAAAGCTTTCCGAACAGCAACTAAGAAGCAAAATTAAAGGAGATGATACTAAGCAAGGAAAAATCAATCCTCCTCAGCTTGATCTATTTGGATAGCTTCATTAATATTTTGTTCCATATGCAATCTTGCTAAGCAGGCAGGTAAGTAATCTCAAAAGCATTCGAATCCCTAGCCTAACCATTTACTTTTTAATCAATTTATTAGCATTCGCTACAATTTTAAAAAATTAAATGGACTGTAAAATTATTTTTAATGCTACAATATCCCTACATCTGCAAATGAATAATAGCCTTCATTTGTTAGAATGATGTGGTCAAGCAAGGATATATCAAATAACTTTCCAGCTTCTTTGATTTTTTTTGTAAGAGAAATATCTGATTCGCTTGGCAGTAAATTTCCTGATGGATGATTGTGTGCTACAATAATTCCACAGGCAACGCACTTAAGTGCTATTGAAAAAATGAGTCGAATATCTACAACAGTGCTGCTAATACCGCCTTGTGAAATACAATGCCAGCCAATTACTTTGTTTGCCCTATTCAATAGCAGTAAATAGAATTCTTCGCGTAATTCAAGATGAGAACTCCATATTTTTCTCAACATGGATTCACAATCCCCTGAATTCCTAATTTTTGCCATATCTCGAAATTTTACATTTGTTGAATAGGCGACTTTTATTTCTGCAAGATTGGAAGTAAATAAATTCTTGTGCATGGGACGAGTTTTTTATTGTTGCTCGTTTGCTTTACAAGTAGCTATAATGAAATTCAAAAAAGGAAATTGGAATACAGGAAACGAAGTTGAGGATATGCCGAGAAATCTTTTGGAATCCCGACAGGGTTAATAATTCACTTTTGCTGCTGTACTTTTGCAGACAATAAAAAGCGGGCTGCAAGAAATTCATCCAATACTTCATTGAATAAAGTCTTTGCAGATGAGTAAATTCATATATTATGCTGAGCGAGTGTTGATGGCGGTTAGTGAATTAAATGCCATGTGTAACAAAATGAATGAGATTACTGAAAGAAAGTTGGGTTTAAGTTATATTATTAATAGCTAATATACCTGTTTGACAATTATTTTAGATCTTGTCTTTTTGCTTTCACCTTTGGGAAAAATTAAAACAAAACCATTAAACGTATTATTGAAAAAATGATAATTAAACCCGCAACTACCATTCTCTGTGTTTAAATGAATTTTACCGTCAAGATTCATTCTTTTGTTGAAACAATGATCTTGCATAAATGACCATTTATATCCAAATTTTTCAGGCCAGTTTATTTGTCCGAATTCCTTTTCAAAAGAAGGGGAGTAAAATGCATTTCGAAAATTTCCATTGACTACTTGCCCTTTATTATTTAACGATTCTAATACAAGTAATGCACAACGTTTTTTAGAAGTTTCAACATATCTCCTTAAAGTTGCATGACCAGATGCTCCAAAATGCTTTGAAACTTGCAATGCCGAAGGAATGCCAAGTTCATATTTTTTCACTTCATTTATGAATCGATCATTTTGAAATAATGTAATTGAAGCAAAATAATTTGCTTCAGCTTCAAATTCTTCCTTTACATCAAGATTAAGTGATTCGTCATCGTCTAAAAATTGTAGAGTCTTTTTTTGCCAAGGCAGCACATTGTGTCCTGTTTCATGCAGCTTAACAAAAGACTTACGGCTTTCCTTTTGGTCTAAATCTAAATAAATTAACTTCTCTGACCTGTCAAGAAATCCTCTAACCTTAGAAAGTCCGGATTTAAGGACTTCAGAAAAAAAGAAACTTTTGTATTTTTTTTCTAAAGATTTTAAATCAATACCATCCGCAATGATTAAGTCAGAATACTGAACAATATTATCAATTGGTGTTGGAAAAACATCTAATGATTTTGATGCTTTTAGAATTTCATGAGAAATGTTTTCAATGTCTTTCTTAGATTGCAGATGCTCCACTATCCTTGTTGTTAAACTTTAAAAATTTTATGAAGTTAACAACAGCTCGTTCTTCATCAATAGAGAGCTTGTCTTTATAAAAGGCAATTTCCTTTTCTAAAAGGCTAAGAGGGTTTTCAGTTTTTGGTTGACTATCTCTTTCGATAATTCCAGCAGCAGTCAGTAATACATTTAGGTCAATTTTGTAAATTGAAGAAAGCTTGTACAAAACGTTTGCTGACGGTCTTTTTATTTTGTCATTTTCCAATTGACTTAAGTAGGCATTTGATATGCCAGTAGAGAGTTCAACATCCCTAAAAGTATACAACGCATTGCTGAGAATTATTGAAGCAGACGATTACTACAAAAGCATTTGTGTTAAGAAGGATAGATGTATCAGGCTTAATTACAAAAGTGATTTTCATATTGATATTCTGCCAGCCTGCATGGAAATTACAAATGACAGGCAAAAAATTGCTATCCCAGAAAAAAAATTAGCAAGTTGGTCTTTTGGTAACCCGAAGGGATTTGCGGATTGGTTTCTAAAATTGGCTAATTCGGTTGAGCAAAGCATGTTAAGCGGATTCGCAAAAGCTTTAAATGAAGCAAAAATTGAATCAGAGCCCTTACCAGATGATGATGTCTATAGTAAAACGCCATTGCAACAAGCTGTGCAACTAGTTAAGCGATAATGGTGTTTCAACTTGAAAACCTAAAGGATGCTTAATTTTACTGCTCCTTGCTATCATATATTGCTTTTAAGTCTTTGCATGTTGCGCAATTTCCACATGGTTGTTTTAGTCCTAATTCACAGCTGTAAGTTAAATTTATTGGAACTTTTTCCATTTTACAATATTCAAAAATGGCTCTTTTATTAAATTTTAAAAATGGTGTACATAATTTTATTGTTCCTTGAGTGTAGCCATCAATCATTGTTTGTAATGTATTTACGAATTCTTGAGAACAATCGTAATAGTTTGTTCCACTGTGAATTCCTGATGCAATTATTCCATTCGGTTTTTTAAAATTCATTAAAGCTAAGAAAAACAAAAATGCATTTCTGCCTGGAATAACGCCATCACTATACTTGTATGTATTAGAGACAACAATTTTAGTTGTTTTTATTCTGTAATGCTTGGCAATTTTCTTAAGTGAATTAAATTCTTTTTTACTGCTTTTTTGCCCGTAATCAAAAAAGATTCCTTCCACATTAAACTTTAATTTTTTATAAAAACATATACAAGCTGTAGAGTCAATACCGCCACTTGTTAAAATCAAAACGTAATTTTTTTTGAGTTTATACACAAACTAAAATTAAGCGAAAAGCTTTCTTGAAAAGTGACGTTTTAAAAATAAGATGAACAACTTTTTAAACAAAATAAAAATTAATATTCAAACTCAAAGAATTCCTTTACATGAACATCAAATTCTTTAGCAATAGCATGCAAAATATCAATGCTCACATTTTGATAACCCAATTCAATCCGATACACTTCTTCTCGGCTTATCCCACAGTTATAAGCTAACTGGTCTTGAGAGAGCTTATGCTCTTTCCTTAATTCACGAATACGCTTACCAAGTTTTTTCCTAAAAGATTTTGAGCTAATGGCTTTCATTAACTGTAAAAATCCTTATAAGCAAAAAAATAAATGAGCATTATAATGCTCATTTTAAAAATATTTATTATCCTTGTTTTAAGATAACTACTTAAAACTAAACCCAATGAAAAAAATCTACGCACTTTCCATTTTGAATTTATTTCTAATTATATTTTTTATTTCAGCATGCTCAAAGCATGTTGCAAGAATAAGTAGGACAGAGAATATCTATCCAGATACACACAGAAAATCTGAAAACACTACTGTGAGTTATACATTACCTATAATTAAGTCAACTGGAAAAACAGAGCAAACACAATCGAAAGGTGGCGTCACAATTTCTGCAGAAATAACTCCTTTCACTGCTACTAGGGGAGTAAAACAGGATAGAAAAATTAGCTATGCGGATAATTCACAAACCGGATATGACATTTATGAAGTATCAAATACACCTGAATACCAAGTCGCTCCAGAGGATATTAATTTTAAGATACGAATTCGAAATAATGAAGCCGTTCCTTTAAAATTAAGCGAAGTTGGTTTTGCAATAATTATTGATGGTACACAATGGTCATTCCCATCAGGATATTTGGATGATTGGAATAAAGGATTAATCCTGACAGGATTTGAAAAGGAGTACATGATTAAAGGACCACAATTACAAGGATTGTATAATGCGCAAGTTGTATATATATTTTTAAATGGTGTTCCAACATCATATGATGAAGCTGGAACAGTTACCAAGAAAAGTAATTTCGAATGGTATTTTGAATGTAAATCTGCAACAGTAGAAAAGCAAGAACAAATTACCTACACTTACGAATCAGAGCCAATTGAATCCAGACAATGTGCAAAATGTGGAGGAACAGGAACTGACCCGCAAGCTTATAAATGTCCTGATTGCAATGGAACAGGACGACATTATAATCCTTATGATAAGAAAACTTATCAATGTAGTAAATGTAATGGAGGAGGAGTAGTGAGATATAAATGTCCAGAATGCAAAGGCAGAGGCTCAATTTCATATCCTAAATCTAAACTACCAAACCCTATATCAAGTGTAACGTGGAACGGCTGGTACGTTACAGTAGTAACTAACCCTAAGGGTGCAGATATTAAATTCATTGATACAAGTACAGGAGAATATAGAGATGCATCATGTTCTAGTCCTTGCAAAATTCCATGGTATTGTACAAGTGGAAAATCTTGCCCAGTAATTATTGAGTATGGAGGAAAGAGTGTGAAAGTTTTGCCATACAAATCTGATGAAAGCCAATCTCCCAAAATTGTTGTCGATTTTACAGGAGGCTCTCCTTACGTGAAAACAGGGAAGGAAGCGAATTAAATTTCAAACTTTTTAAATGCAATTGAAAAATGAAAAAACTGATTCAAATATTTTTTATATCGATATCTGTAAATACAGCAAATGCCCAATGGTCACAATTTGGTACAGGTCCTGTAATAAATACTATGTTAGTTACAGGAACCTATCCATCAAACATGATATATTTAGGGCTAAACAATGATGGAGTGGTATACTCAGCCAATTATGGTACGTCTTGGACAGGCACAAGTATGAATAATTATTGGTTACCAACAACTGCATCTGCATTTTCAATAGTCCAAAGTGGATCAAAAATAATTGCAGGAACTGATTTTGGGATTTTTGTTTCAGGAGGCCCAACTTGCTCCTACTGGACAAAGATTTATTCTGGAGGTGTTAGTGGAACAGAAATATACTCTTTAGCTGCAAGTGGTTCGAAAGTCTTTGCAGGAACTGAATATGGGATATATGTATCAAATAGTAATGGGGTTAATTGGTCAAGTTGTTTATCATTCTCACCGCCTAATATTGTCAACTGCATAGTTATAGATGGTATTAATATTTATGCAGGAACTACAGATGGATTTTACTGCTCAATTGATAATGGAATAAATTGGACTCTTAGCACAGGAGTAAATAATGTGAGGTCAATTGTGACAATTGATTCCCTGATATTAGTCGCTACCCCCAATGGAATATATCGTTCCGTAAATAATGGAGTTACATGGTCAGGTTCAAATACTGGAATATCTAATGCATTTGTCACATCATTGGCAATTAATGGACAAAACATATATGCAGGATCATTAGGTTATGGTGCATTTGCTTCGGTTGATAGCGGAAATACTTGGTCGCCATTTAATAATGGATTATCAACTTCAGCATTGTATATACCTATTATTGTTTCCGAAGGTCAATGGCTTTATGCAGGAACAGGAGATGGAGTTTGGCGAACAAGTGCTTATATTGGAATAAATGAGTTAGGGAATAGAAATTTAGGTGTGTCTATATATCCCAATCCAAGCACAAATAAAATCTATTTCAGAAACCTTAAAATCGACAACAGCACTGTCTTAACAATAGTAAATATTTATGGAGAAAAAATTATATTTACCGAATTAACATCTCCAGAAATAAATATCACAAATTTACCTCCATCTATCTACATTGTGAAAATCCAAAACAAAGTCGGACTTTCTCTTTTAAAATTCTTAAAAGAGTGAGTCCTCCTCTGACTTTAAAAGGGTAGTGAATTGAAAAAAGAGAAGAAACGAGGAATGAAGTAGTGTTGTAAAACAACGCTCTTTATGAACGAATGATGAGCGTTTGAATGAACTTTCCTTTTAAATATTTTCAAATTAGGCTACGCAATAATCCTCTATTGACAATAAAACTTGCATACGATATACTTAAACCATTACAATTTAATAAAGAACCGTTGCCCCTTAAATGGGCCCTCCTGCAAAGGAGCGAAACGAACAATGGTCTCTTAACGTAAATTACTTGCATTCCTAGATTATAGTGCTAGAATGCTCCAGTATAAGGTTTATTCGTAAATCTTATAAATATACGCATAAGGCCCGCTTGGTTCGTTTCCAGCGGGTCTTATGTATTATATGAAAATAGAAATTGAGAAATATATTGATTGGAAAGCGACATATGCAAAGAGGGCTAGTATTAATTACAAGATTTGGTTAGATCTGTTTATCAAAGTTTGTGGAGATAAGGAAATTGTTGAGTACACAATAAGTGATACTGTAAAATATAATAAGTGGCTTGAAACTCGCTACGCTCCTTGCAGTGTCCAATACGCAACCATTGTACTAAAAAACTTTTTCATGTATTACAAAATGCTTGATATTCCTTGCATTTCACCGAACCTTATTCGACTGCCCAGAATCAGAATCGCAAAATCACACAGAGCAGTTACGGAAATTGAATACGAAAAAATAATTGCACAAATCCCAAAGGATGATTTTCGTTCTAATAGAGATTCTTTAATGATTCAGCTACTATGGGACACAGGAATTCGTATTTCAGAACTGTGTGATTTAGATATAACACAAATTGAAAAAACAAAGGCATCTACAGTTATTTCTACTAAAAAGACAGGCAAGCCACGCATCATTGTTTGGTCAAATGAAACACATGCTTTGCTAATGCTTTATTTAAAGAATCGTCAAGAATTAATTCATACAAGAACAACGGCTCTTTTCGTAGGGTTTAGTAATAATAAATCATGGAATGACCGAATTAATGTAAGAACAGTTCAAAGAACAATAAAGCACTACGCAACAAATGCAGGATTACTTGAAAAGATTACGCCTCATAGTTTTAGACACGGATGGGCGCATAAAAGACGAGAGCAAAATGCTCCACTAGCATTTATTCAAAGAGGCTTGGGACATGTAAGCCCTGTCACAACTTTTATTTATCAGCAATACAACGACAAGGAGTTTGAAGCAAATGCTCAAGGCTATTTGCAGGCAGCTTAATTTTAACTTATTTGACACATAATTAACGCTTGCTATAATTAAAATATTATTAAGATTAAATCAATAAAAACACATGTTAACAGAACAAGATTTTGAAAAACTAAGCTCACTGCTAGTGTCAAAAAAGGATATTGAGGGTTTAGCAACAAAAGAAGATATTGATGCGACTAATAGAAAAATTGGATCATTGGGGGAGCAAGTGACTTCTAATATTAATAAAATTGATTCATTGGGAGAACAAGTAATATCAAACACCGAAAA containing:
- a CDS encoding NUDIX domain-containing protein, which translates into the protein MAKKSAGILLYRLTNQILEVLIVHPGGPFWAKKDIGAWSVPKGEFEEEENPLDAAKREFEEEMGEQISGDFIEMTPIKQNSGKTVYAFAIERDFDVNKIKSNTFKIEWPPKSGKQQEFPEIDKGEWFDYSTSKQKINEYQAAIIEELAIKLKLSEQQLRSKIKGDDTKQGKINPPQLDLFG
- a CDS encoding zinc finger-like domain-containing protein codes for the protein MSYTLPIIKSTGKTEQTQSKGGVTISAEITPFTATRGVKQDRKISYADNSQTGYDIYEVSNTPEYQVAPEDINFKIRIRNNEAVPLKLSEVGFAIIIDGTQWSFPSGYLDDWNKGLILTGFEKEYMIKGPQLQGLYNAQVVYIFLNGVPTSYDEAGTVTKKSNFEWYFECKSATVEKQEQITYTYESEPIESRQCAKCGGTGTDPQAYKCPDCNGTGRHYNPYDKKTYQCSKCNGGGVVRYKCPECKGRGSISYPKSKLPNPISSVTWNGWYVTVVTNPKGADIKFIDTSTGEYRDASCSSPCKIPWYCTSGKSCPVIIEYGGKSVKVLPYKSDESQSPKIVVDFTGGSPYVKTGKEAN
- a CDS encoding ImmA/IrrE family metallo-endopeptidase; this translates as MEHLQSKKDIENISHEILKASKSLDVFPTPIDNIVQYSDLIIADGIDLKSLEKKYKSFFFSEVLKSGLSKVRGFLDRSEKLIYLDLDQKESRKSFVKLHETGHNVLPWQKKTLQFLDDDESLNLDVKEEFEAEANYFASITLFQNDRFINEVKKYELGIPSALQVSKHFGASGHATLRRYVETSKKRCALLVLESLNNKGQVVNGNFRNAFYSPSFEKEFGQINWPEKFGYKWSFMQDHCFNKRMNLDGKIHLNTENGSCGFNYHFFNNTFNGFVLIFPKGESKKTRSKIIVKQVY
- a CDS encoding helix-turn-helix domain-containing protein, with translation MILSNALYTFRDVELSTGISNAYLSQLENDKIKRPSANVLYKLSSIYKIDLNVLLTAAGIIERDSQPKTENPLSLLEKEIAFYKDKLSIDEERAVVNFIKFLKFNNKDSGASAI
- a CDS encoding JAB domain-containing protein: MHKNLFTSNLAEIKVAYSTNVKFRDMAKIRNSGDCESMLRKIWSSHLELREEFYLLLLNRANKVIGWHCISQGGISSTVVDIRLIFSIALKCVACGIIVAHNHPSGNLLPSESDISLTKKIKEAGKLFDISLLDHIILTNEGYYSFADVGIL
- a CDS encoding 7-cyano-7-deazaguanine synthase is translated as MILTSGGIDSTACICFYKKLKFNVEGIFFDYGQKSSKKEFNSLKKIAKHYRIKTTKIVVSNTYKYSDGVIPGRNAFLFFLALMNFKKPNGIIASGIHSGTNYYDCSQEFVNTLQTMIDGYTQGTIKLCTPFLKFNKRAIFEYCKMEKVPINLTYSCELGLKQPCGNCATCKDLKAIYDSKEQ
- a CDS encoding site-specific integrase is translated as MKIEIEKYIDWKATYAKRASINYKIWLDLFIKVCGDKEIVEYTISDTVKYNKWLETRYAPCSVQYATIVLKNFFMYYKMLDIPCISPNLIRLPRIRIAKSHRAVTEIEYEKIIAQIPKDDFRSNRDSLMIQLLWDTGIRISELCDLDITQIEKTKASTVISTKKTGKPRIIVWSNETHALLMLYLKNRQELIHTRTTALFVGFSNNKSWNDRINVRTVQRTIKHYATNAGLLEKITPHSFRHGWAHKRREQNAPLAFIQRGLGHVSPVTTFIYQQYNDKEFEANAQGYLQAA
- a CDS encoding T9SS type A sorting domain-containing protein translates to MKKLIQIFFISISVNTANAQWSQFGTGPVINTMLVTGTYPSNMIYLGLNNDGVVYSANYGTSWTGTSMNNYWLPTTASAFSIVQSGSKIIAGTDFGIFVSGGPTCSYWTKIYSGGVSGTEIYSLAASGSKVFAGTEYGIYVSNSNGVNWSSCLSFSPPNIVNCIVIDGINIYAGTTDGFYCSIDNGINWTLSTGVNNVRSIVTIDSLILVATPNGIYRSVNNGVTWSGSNTGISNAFVTSLAINGQNIYAGSLGYGAFASVDSGNTWSPFNNGLSTSALYIPIIVSEGQWLYAGTGDGVWRTSAYIGINELGNRNLGVSIYPNPSTNKIYFRNLKIDNSTVLTIVNIYGEKIIFTELTSPEINITNLPPSIYIVKIQNKVGLSLLKFLKE
- a CDS encoding helix-turn-helix transcriptional regulator, translating into MKAISSKSFRKKLGKRIRELRKEHKLSQDQLAYNCGISREEVYRIELGYQNVSIDILHAIAKEFDVHVKEFFEFEY